In the genome of Arachis hypogaea cultivar Tifrunner chromosome 9, arahy.Tifrunner.gnm2.J5K5, whole genome shotgun sequence, the window aaaaaattaatttataattaaaattaaataaaaattatttaacaattattaaaaaatttaaaaaatatattttattatagaatCATTAAATAGTTCAAACATTATAAAACCGTGGAATCATAAAATAAGTATAATTCTTTCAAGAGTGACTTACACAGTTTTGAAATGTTAACAAAAATATCAGTGATTGGTATTATGAAAAGTCAGTAAATGAGCACGCATTATGAAAAGTTAAGAGTAATCAAGTTAGCGTGAGTGGAGGGAGATAATATTTTTGTGGTAAAGttagaaagataaaaaataactaattaaaataatttaaatttattttatttaatatttatttataataaaatatattaaataaaattaaaaataacaaattttaataattttttattaatattttttagttactaaaatattttcgtatttttgaaaaattattaaaaatagaaatcGCTTGGTATTTATGAAAAGTTAGTGTATGTACGCATTACGACTTGAAAAGTTAAAATAATACTATAATTAAGTTAGTGGTGCCAAAAGTGAATGAGAAGAGATAATTAAttgaatattattaaatttttattttatttttatttgttacttttttttttaaaaataaaagttgttatgttattttttttttaaattagttatgcttattttttttaatagaattatcTAAAAATTCTTattgttttagtttattttgaaaattatgctcaTATATAATGAATGATCTATTTTATGAATGATCTATTTTATAAATGGtagttattttttgtttaaacagAAGTAACCAAGACTGAGATAGAATTTTTACTTAAATGGATGTAATAAAGATTTAGTAGATCCTGAGTTAAATTGAAATATTGATTATTCCTTGTGAAATGAGATTGAAAAAGAAGCATgataatttttcattaaaaaaatgataatttatatATCTTTCTCGAAAAGAGATATCATGACTCTCATAAGATATaacaataaatacaataaaaaaaattcatctaaaaaataaaataaaattttaataaatatatattacgaAATCTTATCTTAAACGGATAAGTAATGTGAATTTTTCAAATGATCTCATAACTTTGAAATAATGCTTCTAAATATGTCTTTTAAATTTAACTATCTAATATATATTTATCGTAATGTCAAACAGacaataactaaaattattttattttatataatatttataattatatatttgttatatttaaattaaataattattctataaataattaatggatattaaaaatatgataataattttaaattatttagattaattttttgttgtttaatttctcaaatattagtatatgtttattattattggattaaatttCACTGCTCTTAGTCCCACAATAGAGACAATACAAATTAAGAAACTTTCTAAGAAGTTTCAACGCACCACCTAAGTTTAGTTTGTTGATCTTTTAGTGGAGGAGTTcatcaagtaatataaattaaatttgaacCTAACGCATGATTTGATTATAGGGAAAGATAATATCTCTTTTTAATCGGTGGTCTCGGTTCAAGTTTTGACTATAAAGTAATCAATATTGTTGCGTGAGTCTTATTTCTTATAGAATCTTTAATACTTTATTGCCTCCAAATACttgtaatttaaaaaagaaaaaagagaaaaaagaaaagagtaatAATAATGTAACACTTTACATATATTTGTTGTGTTGATGGGGTAAAGGATATGAGAAAAAGATGTTTTGATTAACAATCTTGTAGTAAgggtttgtttgggtgagcttgtaagaaaatatttttttttgagttattttttttaaaagattttatagagaagtaaaagtaattttatgtttggatatctcatgtaaaaaggtttttttatttatcaattgtgtttgggtataacaatataaaagtacttttttgtttatttattacatgaaaaacatctttttttttaaaaaatatcttttaaaaaaagatgtaaattacaacttctcaaaaaaaaatttattttaattttactagtgcttttatttttattactgaaaatttatcaaatatgttaaaaaataaaaaaatctttttttattgaaaaaatatttttttaacaaaataatggtgcTCAAATATGCACTAAATGTTATAATAAATTCAAACTACGTGTTTAGcgtgttaattaaatattttatttggatatttttattgttatttgacTCTTATGCTATACTTACATGtaagattttgatttttttatatggtacttttaatataatcacgtttttatatgattttttataattttatatattattttattaaactttgATTATTTTAGTTGAACCgccattaaatttttaaattagtaaattaataattaaaatagtttaataGCTGAGGCTCATTTTTTTCTATAGTATAAATAAACTTGTGATATGCATTGatccattttttttaaaagaacaaaACGTGAATGACGTTTTGTcacttaataataatttttaattaaataataacaaaataccATTGACgctttatgttaaaaaaattttataaaatttttatatataaaacgaCAAcgatgttttatatattttttattttttttaattgatgaaaAAAATGTCAGTGACATTTTGTGCGAAATATCGATAATATTTTGTTGAAACGATAATAACGTGGATGAAAAAatgataatgacgtttttctgtaACCATAAAAATCTCACAATAGCATCAAACATAATTTTTGGAATATTTTGGTGGATTACACCAATTTGagtccaatattaaaaataaaaatttaataactgattcaatttttaaaaccttatttttaattcaaattagggTAAAGTTTTTACCTAATTAAGCATGGCACGACATTGCTTGCTTAGAAGGGTAAAGGATGTCCATATATAGAGAATAAAATAAAGCCAATCAAGCAACCTAAAATGAAGTATATAAATGctatatatttaatttgaaagatatatatatatatatatatatatatatatatatatatatatatatatatatatatatatccaattaCTAATTAATATGATATATGTGTCCAAACTCAAAACACAATACCTGATCTCCCGCTTCTGATCTCTCTCCTCTCATTACAAGGCAAGTTATGACCCTATATATTCTTCTACCTTCCTATgaacctttttcttttgttattaatGATTTAACTCAGAAACCATTCTTTTgcattccttgctttctttgcaTTAAATTATTGATTTGCATCCTTAATTGATGTCTATAAAACGATGACGTACATATATACTTTTAGTAATAGATATATATTCTTCTCCTATTAGAACAACTCTAatactaattttaatttcaatttattatttttagtatttatgaAATTACATatcttaaataataatttaaaattaaatataaaatttatcacTCCAATACTTAATCTATATTCTATCAAAATATTATAAGTGACAAATTCATGTTGATTTTTCATTAAAATGATATTGTCTCAATTTcaatatgaattttaattttaaattagttcattttttgtaaatattaaaagTGATATTCTAAAAATATGCTATTGTAGTTgctcttaattttaatttttaaaataaataacttcataacatgatattaaaattttgataatttaaaattttagaattatattgttgttattctaaaagaaaagaattgTATAAACAAAAATGTTTATACAAAAATTTATGCAAATCCATAAAAAGAATTTGTGAGAGAATAGtgtgataaatatataattatttacgtATCTCAttctatcaatttaaattttttaggatAAGTGATTTTATGGTATTTagtccatttttattttaatttttacaaaataatatcTATGAATAATGAATTATAATCCTTTTTTTCTATCTTATGATTTTGATATTgtcatatattttaaaatatgtgtTTAATTCTTTGAAAAAAATTCAAGTAAGAAATAAAAATTGTATGGGACGGAAATAAAGATGCATAAGATGAAGATGTTAGGTTTATTTAAAATGTACTTtatatgaaacataaaatttagaaatagaagGTGATTATGAGATGAAAATAacatgtgtatataaaaaatcagtgactaaattaattattatgtatttgtatatatacatatttgatttttcatatttttaatgtatattcatattttaatatgaattttataccaatattttatttaagaatttatttttatatatatctaatatGATTTTACATAATGcactaacaaaataaaagatgacaTTAGACATAAGAATTTGGCAATGTAAATAAAGTTTTTTCCCAACACCGAAATTCAACCTTTAATAAACtatgaaaaaaatttcaaatatgtCAAGAATATTCGGGAGTAgatcctttcaattttttttaataattgagagtAATTGAAGGAGTAAAGTGTAATCTCTCACCAATAATTTTATAAGTGGACTAAGAAAAAACATGAGAAAGAGAACAATGAAGAATTAGAGATCATACtttattctctcaatttttttaacaattcaaAAAATCCATTCCCTTAATGTTCTAATAGtagtgatttattttaatttatattatatatattataattaagatgatggattaaaattactaaaacacTGTTATGTTTTAGAATGCCTAAAATTTTGCCTAAATTAAATACACACGCAGCTTCCTTATCCATTTGATTACACgagttgataaaaaaataaaataatgctacgtgtacactaaaattagctactaaaatccgttattagtataaaatatatggtgaaatataaatacacattataaatatattagtgactaattttagtgtacaaatagtatttttataaaaaataatatactaaaataataatttggaGTGTTAATAAATGTTGATTTTTTGTTTGTGGTGCGAGCAGCTTACAAATTAAATAACGTTAAttgttgctgctgcatcatttgcAATGGCAGAGGATGCAAAGGTGGCAAGGGAAGCAAAGCTTGCCCAAGTACTCAATCAAACATTCCAAGATAGTAATCAAATTTCTTCAACTCCAAAGATACAAAGAGTTCCTCTTTTTTGGCGTCAAAAAACCAGCTTCTACGAGTATTGCATACCAAAAATGATATCATTTGGTCCCATTCATCATGCCAACGAAAATCTGAAGCAACAAGGTCAACACTTGAAATCTCAATGGGCATCTCTCTACATTGAAGAATACAGTAAAGAAGTAGGTCCTTGTAATGGTAACAAGCAAGAAGCAGCAAACTATTTGTATGGAGTTGTAGGATATAAGATTGGGGAACTGAAGGAGCTGTTTGCTGAGGATGTAATTGAAGAGTATAGTGATGAAGAACTGATTTGGATGCTGTTTGAGGATGGATGCTCTTTGCTCTATTACATGGACCACGTTAATGCTCAACATCCAGAAGAACTGAATCTAAAGTTTGATCAACTGATGTATATTGGCAGAGATATTCCATTGCTGGAAAACCAACTTCCAATCAAACTTCTGCAGTTGCTGAGCAAAACACAAGGTGCTGACTTGGAGtatttaatcataaattttatGAGCATGGGCGAAGGAAAGCGGAGTAGAATGACAACGATCACAATCCCTATAAGAAATCATATACTTGATTTTCTTCGCTCCTCCTACTTTCATACAGAGATTGAACAGAATGTCCCAAATCAAAATGGTGGTATTCAGatgcctcctcctcctcctcgtccTCGTCCTCGTTCCTCCCTAGTTTGGCAAACTTATAAGAACATACGTGATCTGAAAAAATCAGGGATCCAGGTTAAGGTAAACAAGAGTGATGAATGGAAGTGGCATGACATCACTTTCACCTCAAGATGGTTTGGTGGAGAATTGACACTTCCTTTGTGGGTATTCAGCAATGTCACGCCTTACTTTTTTCGAAACTTGATTGCATACGAGATGTGTCCGGACTTTCGCAACAGCTTCGAATGTTGTTGTTACCTTTCTTTCATGGATTCCTTGATAGATAATGCTGAGGATGTGAAGGAGCTTAGATCAGCTGGTGTTATCCAAAATTTGGTTCAAAGTGATGAAGAAGTGGCCAAATTCTTTAATGATATTGGGAATGACTTTCCCGCTAAAATGTTCAATCAAATATACACAACCGATGCTATCCCCATTAGTAAGAAATATATCCAAGTGAGGCGTCAAATTCAACAACATTACTCGAGTAGATGGAGAACTTTTCTGGCTGAAACACGGAGTACTTATTTCAGTTCTCCCTGGTCTCTGCTTGCCTTTCTGGCTGCACTTTTAGGATTAATTCTCGCTGTTCTTCAAACATGGTATACCATACATTCTCCTAAAAATTAGTTACCATATTTAAATAATAAGGGTCCGGGTATATGTGTGTGTGACCCACACTGATCATGGTTTGCATCTAAGAttcttaaacaaaaaaaaaagtgtgtaCCTCGAGTTGTTTTCTAATGCATTATTTGATTACTTATGATTGTAATCGAAAAACATGTTTGCTAATTCAAGCTTATATAGTATTGTTCGTTAAGGGCTAGCTCATTTTGATTCCAAACAGCAAAATTCAAATAATGACAGAATAGACTACTACATATCTCTCTTCAGATAACTTTTTCAAACATCCTGTTGGGATTCTGATTTCTGAACCCATCatccaaaattaagaaaatagaTTTAGATTCAGAGATTCTAGACACTTAACGTCAACATTCTGCCATTGAGTATGCTGAAGCAAAATAGAATTGAAGCATCCACAAGCCAGGTTAGGCCACGTACAACTCAAAACTTTAAGGCATCACGTTGATGGACTCTTATAATCTCTCACTCCTTCTAATTTTCTTCTATATGCAACTAATTCTTTATGCTACTCAGTACTAACACTTGCTATTTAACAAATAGGGACTTAAATTAAAATAGTGGTGTTGTAATCTTTGCATTAAACAAGAGGTTGTAATTGTTTTTCGTTTACATATAGAAAAAGCTTGTGTTATCGAACGAATTTTCATTGATCTTTAGAATGCACGGCATACCATGTTTGAATAAAAGTGAGAACTAATGCTGTAAACGCAGCTAGAAAAGCAAGCAAAGACCATGGAGAATTGAAATAAGTAC includes:
- the LOC112709873 gene encoding UPF0481 protein At3g47200-like, whose translation is MAEDAKVAREAKLAQVLNQTFQDSNQISSTPKIQRVPLFWRQKTSFYEYCIPKMISFGPIHHANENLKQQGQHLKSQWASLYIEEYSKEVGPCNGNKQEAANYLYGVVGYKIGELKELFAEDVIEEYSDEELIWMLFEDGCSLLYYMDHVNAQHPEELNLKFDQLMYIGRDIPLLENQLPIKLLQLLSKTQGADLEYLIINFMSMGEGKRSRMTTITIPIRNHILDFLRSSYFHTEIEQNVPNQNGGIQMPPPPPRPRPRSSLVWQTYKNIRDLKKSGIQVKVNKSDEWKWHDITFTSRWFGGELTLPLWVFSNVTPYFFRNLIAYEMCPDFRNSFECCCYLSFMDSLIDNAEDVKELRSAGVIQNLVQSDEEVAKFFNDIGNDFPAKMFNQIYTTDAIPISKKYIQVRRQIQQHYSSRWRTFLAETRSTYFSSPWSLLAFLAALLGLILAVLQTWYTIHSPKN